A window of candidate division KSB1 bacterium contains these coding sequences:
- a CDS encoding sigma-54 dependent transcriptional regulator yields the protein MSDILVVEDMDNPRQVLTILLRKEGYNVEEARNGMEALGKMREKAYDLIVTDLKMEPIDGLEILRKTKKFCPSTEVILLTAFGTIENSVDAMKLGAYDYFKKPYHVEELLSAIRRALNKSKYYEEKVDRETRNKFPDIIYQSEIMNGVLTLIDKISNTDSTVLISGESGTGKELIARAIHSTSRRQQGSIVSINCGALPDTLLETELFGHIKGSFTGAVKERKGLFSEAHGGTILLDEIGDISPQMQVKLLRVLQEGEIRPVGSDKQIQVDVRVIAASNKSLAHQVESGLFREDLFYRLNVIPIQIPSLRERSEDVPLLARHFVDAHARQMNKNVPEISDAAMDILIKYRWPGNVRELENLVERTIALTDHTVIRPEDLSPSFPKKVLIDDINFEECTLEEMEKYLIMKHLTKYGNNPKLIAKKLGISPTTLWRKIKSYDLSTDQPAQTIEEEGGK from the coding sequence ATGTCAGACATTTTAGTTGTTGAGGATATGGATAATCCCAGACAGGTACTCACCATTTTGCTTCGCAAAGAAGGCTATAATGTGGAAGAAGCCCGAAATGGGATGGAAGCGCTGGGAAAAATGCGCGAAAAGGCTTATGATCTGATTGTAACGGATCTCAAAATGGAACCGATTGACGGTCTCGAAATTTTGCGCAAAACAAAAAAATTCTGTCCCAGCACCGAAGTGATTCTTTTGACAGCATTTGGCACCATTGAAAACAGTGTCGATGCCATGAAGCTGGGCGCCTATGATTATTTCAAAAAGCCGTATCATGTAGAAGAACTCTTGTCTGCGATCCGCCGCGCCCTCAACAAGAGCAAGTATTACGAAGAAAAAGTAGACCGTGAAACCCGGAACAAGTTCCCTGATATTATTTATCAATCAGAGATCATGAACGGGGTCTTGACTCTGATTGACAAGATATCCAATACAGACTCGACGGTTTTGATATCCGGGGAAAGCGGTACGGGCAAAGAACTCATTGCCCGCGCCATTCACTCGACCAGCCGGCGCCAGCAGGGAAGCATTGTCTCGATTAACTGCGGCGCCCTGCCGGATACGCTGCTGGAAACCGAGTTGTTCGGGCATATCAAGGGCTCTTTTACCGGAGCTGTAAAAGAACGCAAAGGACTGTTTTCCGAGGCCCATGGCGGAACCATTTTACTGGATGAAATCGGTGATATCTCTCCGCAAATGCAGGTTAAACTGTTGAGAGTGCTGCAGGAAGGGGAAATCCGTCCCGTGGGATCGGATAAGCAAATACAAGTGGATGTGCGTGTGATTGCCGCCAGCAATAAAAGCCTGGCGCATCAGGTAGAAAGCGGACTCTTTCGCGAAGATCTGTTCTATCGGTTAAATGTGATTCCCATACAGATCCCCAGTCTGCGTGAACGCAGTGAGGATGTACCGCTGCTGGCAAGGCATTTTGTCGATGCGCATGCCCGCCAAATGAATAAAAATGTGCCTGAAATCTCCGACGCGGCCATGGATATCCTGATCAAATATCGATGGCCCGGCAATGTACGTGAACTGGAAAATCTCGTTGAACGCACCATCGCACTAACCGATCATACCGTTATTCGGCCGGAAGACCTGTCTCCTTCTTTTCCTAAAAAAGTACTGATCGATGATATCAATTTCGAGGAATGTACGCTGGAGGAAATGGAAAAATATCTAATTATGAAGCATTTAACCAAATACGGCAACAATCCCAAACTGATTGCCAAAAAACTGGGGATATCTCCAACTACATTGTGGCGAAAAATCAAAAGCTATGACCTGTCCACAGATCAGCCCGCTCAAACGATAGAAGAAGAAGGGGGGAAATAG
- a CDS encoding type II secretion system F family protein: MAEYRYNGLNSRKKRIVGYLTAATKKEARVRVDSLARQYRFELISLQKKTIFLYRYRKRDGTLVRGEQQAYAREDLELALQQMGYKEIKVEKSLLNLNFKPPYSDVISFIRLTADLLHEKLPFDEIMQLMQIDASNKSMKKMIKEVISDLKDGMDGEEVFRKQAWALGEFPSKMLGVASKSGNMAEIYENTAKFLERDYEFKKSIRSALLMPTITLLVLFGAVVFYVGYIFPKTAEMFARVGATLPPMTAFTLEASYFITDNLVWILLAVIVPPIILWQLAKTEKGKVVTGKYMIRMPVMGSLMHKSSIEIFCRVFYSMYSGSGENIEVIRTAAEACRNKYMEKQIKEITIPMMVRRGQGFVESLKASDVFTVNAITRFNTGAESGTLKKVALQIAKYYEKETSYRMKAITEWIQVVIGLVIMLVMTALTIVSSETAVVQPELPGM; the protein is encoded by the coding sequence ATGGCGGAATATCGATACAACGGTCTCAATTCGAGAAAAAAACGCATCGTCGGTTATTTGACTGCGGCCACTAAAAAGGAAGCGCGGGTGCGGGTGGACAGTCTGGCCCGGCAATACCGCTTTGAACTGATCTCTTTGCAGAAAAAGACCATTTTTTTGTATCGGTACCGCAAACGCGACGGCACGCTGGTTCGCGGCGAGCAGCAGGCCTACGCCAGGGAAGACCTTGAACTGGCGTTGCAGCAGATGGGATACAAGGAGATCAAAGTTGAAAAATCCTTGTTGAATTTGAATTTCAAACCCCCCTATTCCGACGTGATTTCCTTTATTCGGCTGACCGCCGATCTCCTGCACGAAAAACTACCGTTTGATGAGATTATGCAGCTGATGCAGATCGACGCCTCAAACAAATCCATGAAAAAAATGATCAAAGAAGTCATTTCCGATCTCAAGGACGGCATGGACGGGGAGGAAGTGTTCCGCAAGCAGGCCTGGGCTCTGGGCGAATTCCCGTCGAAAATGCTGGGCGTGGCCTCTAAAAGCGGTAATATGGCGGAGATCTATGAAAATACCGCCAAATTCCTGGAACGCGACTATGAATTTAAAAAGAGTATTCGCAGCGCCTTGCTCATGCCCACTATAACCTTGCTGGTTTTATTCGGCGCTGTGGTGTTTTACGTGGGATATATTTTCCCCAAGACCGCGGAAATGTTTGCCCGGGTGGGCGCCACATTGCCGCCCATGACCGCGTTTACCCTGGAAGCCAGTTACTTTATTACCGATAATTTGGTATGGATTTTGCTGGCTGTTATTGTGCCGCCGATTATTCTCTGGCAGCTTGCCAAAACCGAAAAAGGCAAGGTGGTCACCGGTAAATATATGATTCGTATGCCGGTTATGGGTTCTTTGATGCACAAAAGTTCAATTGAAATTTTCTGCCGGGTCTTTTATTCCATGTATTCGGGTTCCGGAGAGAACATTGAAGTGATCCGGACCGCAGCCGAGGCATGCCGGAACAAGTATATGGAAAAACAGATCAAGGAAATCACGATTCCCATGATGGTGCGTCGCGGTCAGGGATTTGTGGAAAGTTTAAAGGCATCCGATGTGTTTACTGTAAATGCGATTACGCGTTTTAATACCGGCGCTGAATCCGGTACCTTGAAAAAGGTCGCCCTTCAGATCGCCAAATATTATGAAAAGGAAACGTCTTACCGCATGAAAGCGATCACCGAGTGGATCCAGGTCGTTATTGGGCTTGTGATTATGCTTGTCATGACAGCGCTCACCATTGTGTCGAGCGAAACCGCAGTTGTACAACCAGAGTTACCGGGGATGTAA
- a CDS encoding NAD(P)-binding protein has protein sequence MSKRAAIIIGAKPVGLTTAYELCKQTRTKPVVFKKSSVIGGLSRTVNYRGNRIDIGGLLFFPKSGRVMDWWLNSLPVEKGSSSVQGVPLSQPILDGEKNPVETDVVMLVRARLSRICDNYHEER, from the coding sequence ATGTCTAAACGCGCTGCCATTATTATCGGCGCCAAACCTGTGGGCCTTACGACAGCTTATGAACTCTGCAAGCAGACCCGTACCAAACCCGTTGTCTTTAAGAAATCATCCGTGATCGGCGGCCTTTCACGAACCGTCAATTATCGGGGGAATCGAATAGATATTGGAGGGCTCCTGTTTTTTCCCAAATCCGGACGGGTCATGGACTGGTGGTTAAATAGTTTACCTGTTGAAAAGGGTTCCTCAAGCGTTCAGGGCGTACCGCTTTCGCAACCAATCCTGGACGGAGAAAAAAATCCTGTGGAAACGGATGTGGTGATGCTGGTGCGCGCGCGTCTTTCAAGAATATGCGATAACTATCACGAGGAGCGTTGA
- a CDS encoding ATPase, T2SS/T4P/T4SS family: MIENIFKNIIEQIPVHIEGVERQRQMSQIVQQLPQNELEAIREHFQKITLFMRQQEASDIEVGGPMSKDAIWFRIHGRKTPQAKLGKWSLDHSDILCHAMLDKMQINRLLDRGAVDFSYSITQNEHLLRWRATVYFDLGHLALNMRAIEATVYPFSQLGFHKNVARSLSLLHEKQGLILITGITGSGKSTTMDSIVDANNQSVDGHIVIIGDPIEYVHTSKRCLVRHREVGRDVIDFKQGAVQALRQDPDIIIVGEMRDPETILSCLEISDTGHKVFSTLHTGSAVETIDRIVAECQPEEQDRVRVRLADQLRVAVSQKLVPNRKGKRTLAKEVLLVNSSVKAAIRNKNVHEIYQMISESGKNGMITMEQDLFRLYQARRNRRRCGPGLFK; the protein is encoded by the coding sequence ATGATTGAAAACATTTTTAAAAACATTATTGAACAGATCCCGGTTCATATAGAAGGTGTTGAGCGTCAGAGACAAATGAGTCAAATTGTCCAGCAACTGCCACAAAATGAACTGGAAGCCATTCGGGAGCATTTTCAAAAGATAACGCTGTTTATGCGTCAACAGGAAGCCTCGGATATCGAGGTCGGCGGACCCATGTCCAAAGATGCCATATGGTTCCGAATACATGGCCGAAAGACGCCGCAGGCAAAATTGGGCAAATGGTCTCTGGATCACAGCGATATTTTATGCCATGCCATGCTGGATAAAATGCAGATCAACCGGCTTTTGGACCGGGGAGCCGTTGATTTTTCCTATTCCATCACTCAAAATGAACATTTACTGCGCTGGAGAGCAACGGTTTATTTCGACCTCGGCCACCTTGCATTGAATATGCGTGCTATCGAGGCCACTGTCTATCCGTTTTCACAGTTGGGATTTCACAAGAATGTGGCACGATCTTTGTCGCTTTTACATGAAAAGCAAGGTTTGATTTTAATAACCGGCATTACCGGCAGCGGTAAAAGCACCACAATGGACAGCATTGTGGATGCGAACAATCAAAGCGTTGACGGCCATATCGTGATCATCGGTGATCCGATCGAATACGTGCACACGTCCAAACGCTGTCTGGTTCGTCATCGCGAGGTCGGTCGGGATGTGATTGATTTCAAGCAGGGCGCGGTGCAGGCCCTGCGCCAGGACCCGGATATCATCATTGTCGGTGAGATGCGGGATCCTGAAACGATCCTGAGTTGTCTGGAAATTTCAGATACCGGTCATAAAGTGTTTTCAACCTTGCATACCGGGTCGGCTGTCGAGACCATTGACCGTATCGTTGCTGAATGTCAGCCCGAAGAACAGGATCGCGTTCGTGTTCGTCTGGCAGATCAGTTAAGAGTGGCGGTTTCCCAGAAACTGGTACCGAATCGCAAAGGCAAACGCACCCTGGCCAAAGAAGTGCTTCTGGTTAACAGTTCGGTCAAGGCGGCGATCCGAAATAAAAATGTACACGAGATTTATCAGATGATCAGTGAAAGCGGAAAAAACGGAATGATTACGATGGAACAGGATTTGTTCAGGCTCTATCAGGCGCGGAGAAATCGACGAAGATGTGGCCCTGGACTATTCAAATAA
- a CDS encoding response regulator has translation MKEHLKILFVDDNKNLVHSMAIGLSKQGIETQGVSDSVEALELLTRDEYSILISDISMPKMNGALLAQVAKRISPELKIILVTAYDFDDYEKDYPEIKPFVKLNKPFDVKQLLALINHSPHNIFKSIERSLSWDNSNFYSSFYL, from the coding sequence TTGAAAGAACACCTGAAAATATTGTTTGTTGATGATAACAAAAATCTGGTCCACAGTATGGCGATTGGCCTGAGCAAGCAGGGTATTGAGACGCAAGGTGTGTCCGATTCCGTAGAAGCTCTGGAGCTGTTAACCCGGGACGAGTACAGCATTCTGATTTCCGATATAAGCATGCCCAAAATGAACGGGGCGCTGCTTGCTCAGGTTGCCAAACGCATATCGCCGGAACTCAAAATTATTCTGGTGACGGCTTATGATTTTGATGATTATGAAAAAGACTATCCGGAAATCAAGCCGTTTGTGAAACTGAACAAGCCGTTTGATGTCAAACAACTCTTGGCGTTGATAAACCATTCTCCACATAATATATTCAAATCAATTGAAAGGAGTCTCTCATGGGACAACAGCAACTTTTACTCATCGTTTTATCTGTGA
- a CDS encoding response regulator: protein MAENRKILIVDDEKEIRKSSAEILTSEGYEAETAADGTEALAKAGDSEYALAFVDLVLPGPMNGFDTIVKIRKALKDSYIIAFTGFNGQHLRKKAISAGADDFMTKPMFSEKLLQKVQDVIGKPEGQPQKQKKAEPEKTKAAPADKSAAKKQTEKQKWPLIFLNMPKEKIEELLKQSRRVELQKGETIEVDILKEMLVVYDGALSLTYGPLALGQLKTGDSIGESCLFDLQGVKSQYLLKASEKSRLFVVSQKLLQAFLAKHQLYNQYYKNAALGLSKKYCTAADNMARLLNKNIVPLN, encoded by the coding sequence ATGGCAGAGAATAGAAAGATTTTAATCGTTGATGATGAAAAGGAGATTCGTAAAAGTTCAGCAGAGATATTAACGTCGGAGGGATACGAGGCGGAAACCGCCGCAGATGGGACGGAGGCTCTGGCAAAGGCCGGTGACAGCGAATATGCTCTGGCATTTGTTGATTTGGTGCTCCCCGGACCTATGAATGGGTTTGATACGATTGTCAAGATCCGGAAAGCTTTAAAAGATTCGTATATCATTGCCTTTACCGGATTTAATGGTCAACATTTGCGCAAAAAAGCGATTTCAGCCGGCGCGGATGATTTTATGACAAAGCCCATGTTCTCCGAAAAGCTGCTGCAAAAAGTTCAGGATGTGATCGGAAAACCCGAGGGGCAGCCACAGAAGCAAAAGAAAGCCGAGCCTGAAAAAACAAAGGCCGCTCCCGCAGACAAATCGGCTGCTAAAAAACAAACTGAAAAGCAAAAATGGCCTCTCATTTTTCTCAACATGCCGAAAGAAAAAATAGAGGAACTGCTTAAACAATCTCGCCGGGTAGAGCTTCAAAAAGGGGAAACCATAGAGGTAGACATTCTCAAAGAGATGCTCGTGGTGTATGACGGCGCCCTGTCCCTTACATACGGACCACTTGCATTGGGACAACTCAAGACCGGAGACTCTATAGGAGAATCCTGCCTGTTCGATCTTCAAGGCGTAAAAAGTCAGTATCTTTTAAAAGCGAGTGAAAAGAGCCGCTTGTTTGTTGTTTCACAGAAACTTTTGCAAGCGTTTCTGGCAAAACATCAATTGTACAATCAATATTACAAAAACGCCGCACTCGGCCTTTCAAAAAAATATTGCACTGCCGCGGACAATATGGCGCGATTATTGAACAAGAATATTGTTCCGTTGAATTAA
- a CDS encoding ATP-binding protein: MNGSETSKTVSFISLKTRLIIYTVIIILSFSLCVGGFFYIISEKAMLQNLQHWADSYTDNFAFYLRDVVTQRDTEKINDFIRTARNDSRILYVVVLNKFGTPIAEYDPGDMYQDMFFDRDEVRSQQMLEIEHENRGKHFRFIRAIEGPEGDDRAGTVASPGFLENPMLLLGISPVSMQQRMDSWIKQAILIIGALLLIFITISVILMDRASLPLKELTTAARAIGQGNLSIHVKHQSHDEIGLVAASFNSMIEQLKESREQLRRYTDNLEHEIEKRTADLKQSELKYRTLFEHSGTALALIAPDNSLIMVNHQFRRLSGLSGNEIERINDFSELFDNADQKDIEQIMVTARSSEYMDEPLNCESVLKTGDDVFQRVNLNVSLLPNTLIVLANMTDVTQIRELQNQLNRTQHLAEVGEMSASLAHEIRNPLGAINASIDVLEQSLELDGDEHILFKIIGEETMRVNRIITDFLQFARIQKAELEPVHVNDLLIKEINAVKADFGEVYKIETVLETDVDTIEADSRQIAYVIKSILENAVEAMPEGGKIEITSSMQQDYIGRDQVQFTIKDNGPGFDQDKLQKIVQPFYTTKDKGIGMGMAISERIVQHHNGFIRFKSSAGNGLQVSISLPV, encoded by the coding sequence ATGAACGGATCCGAGACATCAAAAACCGTATCTTTTATCAGTCTGAAAACCAGGCTGATTATTTACACGGTGATTATTATTCTGTCCTTTTCGCTCTGTGTCGGCGGCTTTTTTTATATCATCAGTGAAAAAGCCATGCTGCAGAATCTGCAGCACTGGGCGGATTCCTATACTGATAATTTTGCCTTTTATCTCCGGGATGTGGTGACGCAGCGCGATACAGAGAAAATAAATGACTTTATCAGAACCGCCCGCAATGATTCCCGTATTTTATATGTGGTCGTTCTGAATAAATTTGGCACGCCGATTGCAGAATACGACCCTGGAGATATGTACCAGGACATGTTCTTTGACAGGGATGAGGTCAGATCCCAGCAGATGCTCGAAATCGAGCATGAAAACAGAGGCAAGCATTTCCGGTTCATACGCGCGATCGAGGGGCCGGAAGGGGATGATCGGGCCGGAACAGTCGCTTCGCCGGGCTTTTTGGAGAATCCCATGTTGCTGCTCGGCATTTCTCCGGTTTCCATGCAGCAGCGTATGGATTCCTGGATCAAACAGGCCATTCTGATCATCGGCGCCTTGTTGTTGATATTTATCACCATCAGTGTGATCTTGATGGACCGCGCCAGTCTGCCTTTGAAAGAATTGACGACAGCGGCGCGCGCCATCGGGCAGGGTAATCTGTCAATCCATGTCAAGCATCAGTCTCACGATGAAATTGGCCTCGTTGCCGCATCCTTCAACTCGATGATTGAGCAATTAAAAGAATCGCGGGAACAGCTCAGGCGCTACACCGATAATCTGGAACATGAAATTGAAAAGCGCACAGCCGATCTCAAACAGTCCGAGTTAAAGTACAGAACGTTGTTCGAACACTCGGGGACGGCTCTGGCTTTGATTGCTCCGGATAACTCTCTGATCATGGTCAATCATCAGTTCAGGCGCTTGAGCGGGTTGTCCGGCAACGAGATTGAACGTATCAATGATTTTAGCGAATTGTTCGATAACGCGGATCAAAAAGATATCGAACAGATCATGGTCACCGCGCGCAGTTCAGAATATATGGACGAGCCGCTGAATTGTGAATCTGTTTTGAAAACCGGCGATGATGTATTCCAGCGGGTGAATCTGAATGTCAGTTTGCTGCCCAATACGTTGATCGTATTGGCCAATATGACGGATGTTACGCAGATTCGTGAACTGCAAAATCAACTAAATCGTACCCAACACCTGGCCGAGGTGGGTGAAATGTCGGCTTCGCTGGCGCACGAGATCCGAAACCCTCTCGGCGCCATTAACGCATCGATCGATGTGCTGGAACAGTCTCTTGAGCTCGACGGCGACGAACACATATTGTTCAAAATAATCGGTGAAGAAACCATGCGTGTGAACCGGATCATTACCGATTTTTTACAGTTTGCCAGGATTCAAAAAGCGGAACTGGAACCGGTTCATGTGAATGATCTGTTGATAAAGGAAATCAACGCTGTAAAAGCAGATTTTGGCGAGGTCTATAAAATTGAAACCGTTCTTGAAACCGATGTGGATACGATCGAGGCGGACTCGCGTCAGATTGCTTATGTGATTAAAAGCATATTGGAAAATGCCGTCGAGGCCATGCCCGAAGGCGGCAAGATTGAAATTACTTCATCCATGCAGCAGGACTATATCGGCAGAGACCAGGTACAATTTACAATAAAGGATAATGGCCCCGGATTTGATCAGGATAAATTACAAAAGATCGTTCAGCCCTTTTACACCACAAAGGACAAAGGTATTGGAATGGGCATGGCGATCAGCGAACGAATTGTACAACATCACAACGGGTTCATCCGCTTCAAGAGCAGCGCCGGCAATGGATTGCAGGTAAGCATTTCACTGCCGGTTTAA
- a CDS encoding type II and III secretion system protein: MRHRFYQKYVLLLLVIITAAGYAQMEMPREYVPEGEIVSINSDVNFSMAIELLSEYSVDYVGKPIYDPTRQSGAIGIDVQQMPWRQALEAILSRRGLWYQEQEHYFQIIESPDAQETEQERLMEELKIRPGQREIKIETIFFQGDRNKLAEIGVDWTTLYNGQVSMTAEQLGAFKATEDMLNLTVRVPNSLFGVDVEALLKAFDSNEIGTVLAQPQVTVTEGHEGMVQVGQDFSIKTRDFAGNITDRFFSTGTILRVTPYILEDEQGRIAIILNAHIEKSQASPSTVSTIIDKSEANSLVQLYDGEETIIAGLYSNENKQMRSGIPILKDLPWWFFGLRYLFGYDRTSVDQQELIIVMRASLLPTVHDRAASGFVTRARHRNPVRVLGRYRSQDYSKELRSMWNASVKSRPNADQDYFNYETSQESVQPRRRVRGGSKNRRFN, translated from the coding sequence ATGAGACATCGATTCTATCAAAAATACGTCTTATTGCTGCTCGTGATCATCACGGCCGCAGGATACGCACAGATGGAAATGCCCCGGGAATATGTACCCGAGGGGGAGATTGTCTCCATAAACAGCGATGTCAATTTCTCAATGGCGATTGAATTGTTGAGCGAATATTCGGTGGATTATGTGGGTAAACCCATTTACGATCCCACTCGTCAGAGTGGCGCCATTGGTATAGATGTTCAGCAGATGCCCTGGCGTCAGGCGCTGGAGGCCATTCTCAGTCGTCGCGGATTGTGGTATCAGGAACAGGAACATTATTTCCAGATTATAGAATCCCCGGATGCCCAGGAAACAGAGCAGGAACGCTTGATGGAAGAGTTGAAAATCCGTCCGGGACAGCGGGAAATTAAAATCGAAACCATTTTTTTTCAGGGAGACCGCAACAAACTGGCTGAGATCGGAGTCGACTGGACTACATTGTATAACGGACAGGTCTCTATGACCGCGGAACAGCTCGGTGCGTTTAAGGCGACGGAAGATATGCTGAATTTAACGGTGCGGGTGCCCAATTCCCTGTTTGGAGTGGATGTGGAAGCGCTGCTGAAAGCGTTTGATTCCAATGAAATCGGCACCGTTCTCGCACAGCCTCAGGTCACTGTGACTGAAGGCCATGAAGGCATGGTCCAGGTCGGTCAGGATTTTTCCATCAAGACACGCGATTTTGCCGGTAATATCACGGACCGGTTTTTCAGCACAGGTACCATATTGCGGGTAACTCCCTATATCCTCGAGGATGAGCAGGGGCGAATCGCAATTATTTTAAACGCGCATATAGAAAAGAGTCAGGCCAGTCCGAGTACGGTCAGCACCATTATTGATAAATCCGAGGCCAACTCGCTGGTGCAATTGTATGATGGAGAAGAAACGATTATCGCCGGTCTGTATTCAAATGAAAACAAACAGATGCGCTCCGGTATCCCCATTCTAAAGGATTTGCCGTGGTGGTTCTTTGGCCTGCGTTATTTATTCGGATACGATCGAACCTCTGTCGATCAGCAGGAATTGATCATTGTCATGCGCGCGTCATTGCTGCCGACTGTTCATGACCGGGCGGCTTCAGGATTTGTCACCAGAGCCAGGCATCGCAATCCGGTGCGCGTTTTGGGCCGCTATCGATCGCAGGATTATTCCAAAGAGCTGCGTTCAATGTGGAATGCGAGTGTAAAATCCAGACCGAATGCCGATCAGGATTACTTTAACTATGAAACATCACAGGAATCCGTTCAGCCCAGGCGCAGAGTCAGGGGCGGAAGCAAAAACCGGCGGTTCAATTGA
- a CDS encoding GspE/PulE family protein gives MSILPIVSGSLGRKYESVVIRVLDDRKVITDLSKLGLDDYAQKEFVNAINKPQGMVILTGPTGSGKSTTLVAALHHVLTPEVNVLTVEDPVEYNIVGARQLKISHKMGFEKAIRAILRHDPDIVMVGEIRDKETAEVAIKLSNTGHLTFSTLHTNDAVGVVSRLFKMGIEPFLIGYAINLVVAQRLIRKLCPHCKQVETKLDPAVAYALDMKESDFQKATFHKPVGCENCTNGYKGRMGIHEVLTFTPEIRNIILDSKGDLDEYAIRASARKRGMKTLREAALMRALQGVTSLQEVAAVTLE, from the coding sequence GTGTCTATTCTGCCGATTGTGTCCGGTTCTCTCGGCCGCAAGTATGAGAGTGTGGTCATTCGTGTGCTCGATGACCGCAAGGTGATCACGGATCTGAGCAAGCTGGGACTTGATGATTACGCCCAAAAAGAGTTTGTCAACGCCATCAACAAGCCGCAAGGTATGGTAATCCTGACTGGACCGACCGGAAGTGGCAAGAGTACCACATTGGTTGCTGCATTGCACCATGTGTTGACGCCTGAGGTCAATGTCCTGACGGTGGAAGACCCGGTGGAGTATAATATTGTCGGCGCCCGTCAGCTCAAGATCAGCCATAAAATGGGCTTTGAAAAAGCAATCCGCGCGATTTTGCGGCACGATCCGGATATCGTCATGGTGGGTGAGATTCGTGACAAGGAAACAGCGGAAGTGGCGATCAAACTCTCGAATACCGGTCACTTGACGTTCTCAACCCTGCATACCAATGATGCCGTGGGTGTGGTTTCGCGGTTGTTCAAGATGGGAATCGAGCCGTTCCTGATCGGTTATGCGATTAACCTGGTCGTCGCGCAGCGATTGATCCGAAAGCTCTGTCCGCATTGTAAGCAAGTGGAAACAAAACTTGATCCGGCTGTTGCCTATGCGCTGGATATGAAAGAGTCTGATTTCCAGAAAGCAACCTTTCACAAGCCGGTGGGATGTGAAAATTGCACCAATGGTTACAAAGGCCGAATGGGTATCCATGAAGTATTGACTTTTACACCTGAAATCCGTAATATAATACTGGATTCAAAAGGTGATTTGGATGAATACGCCATTCGCGCCTCAGCCCGCAAACGCGGTATGAAAACGTTGCGGGAAGCAGCCCTGATGCGCGCGCTCCAGGGCGTTACATCCTTACAGGAAGTGGCTGCTGTAACCCTGGAGTAA